A single region of the Ramlibacter henchirensis genome encodes:
- a CDS encoding tRNA threonylcarbamoyladenosine dehydratase has protein sequence MQHALDAPTADLERRFSGLERLYGVSGAAALRRACVAVVGIGGVGSWAAEALARSGIGSLVLVDLDHVAESNINRQVHALDATLGQAKVIAMRERIAQIHPGCQVHGVEEFAEPDNWPALLPRGVDAVIDACDEARAKVAMAAWALREGTPFIACGAAGGKRLAHKVDIDDLSRTTHDPLLAQVRYRLRKFHGAPREGKRIGVACVFSREAVAPPDASCAIEGDGSLNCSGYGSVVAVTATFGQCAAGWVLDTLVRRKTSLLPL, from the coding sequence ATGCAGCACGCGCTGGACGCGCCCACGGCGGACCTCGAGCGTCGCTTCTCGGGCCTGGAGCGGCTGTACGGCGTATCCGGCGCGGCCGCGCTGCGGCGGGCCTGCGTGGCCGTCGTGGGCATCGGCGGCGTGGGGTCCTGGGCCGCCGAGGCGCTGGCCCGCAGCGGCATCGGCTCGCTCGTGCTGGTGGACCTGGACCACGTCGCCGAATCCAACATCAACCGCCAGGTGCACGCGCTCGACGCCACGCTCGGCCAGGCCAAGGTGATCGCAATGCGCGAGCGCATCGCGCAGATCCATCCCGGCTGCCAGGTGCACGGCGTGGAGGAATTCGCCGAGCCGGACAACTGGCCCGCGCTGCTGCCGCGCGGGGTCGACGCCGTCATCGACGCGTGCGACGAGGCCCGCGCCAAGGTCGCGATGGCCGCGTGGGCGCTGCGCGAAGGCACGCCCTTCATCGCCTGCGGCGCGGCGGGCGGCAAGCGGCTCGCCCACAAGGTCGACATCGACGACCTCTCGCGCACCACGCACGACCCGCTGCTGGCCCAGGTGCGCTACCGCCTGCGCAAGTTCCATGGCGCGCCACGCGAGGGCAAGCGCATCGGCGTGGCCTGTGTCTTCAGCCGCGAGGCCGTCGCGCCGCCCGATGCGTCATGCGCGATCGAGGGCGACGGCTCGCTCAATTGCAGCGGCTACGGTTCCGTCGTCGCCGTGACGGCGACGTTCGGCCAGTGTGCGGCGGGTTGGGTGCTCGACACGCTCGTGCGCCGGAAGACGTCCTTGCTCCCGCTATAA
- the ybgF gene encoding tol-pal system protein YbgF codes for MMRATSLARALAVAALLSPLAGQAQFFSDDEARRAILELRQRMEVQRQFDERLQGDLQRATEENAQLRRSILELNTQLDALRGELARLRGTDEQLTRDVSDLQRRQKDVAVAVEERLRRIEPITVNVDGREFVADPNEQREFEAALAVFRRSDFAASQNAFTEFLRRHPQSGYRPSALFWLGNAQYANRDYRGALGSFRTLIQTAPDHSRAPEAVLSIANCQIELKENAAARRTLEDLVKAYPQSEAALAARERLARLR; via the coding sequence ATGATGCGCGCCACCTCCCTCGCGCGCGCGCTGGCCGTGGCGGCCCTGCTGTCGCCGCTGGCCGGCCAGGCGCAGTTCTTCTCGGACGACGAGGCGCGCCGCGCCATCCTGGAGCTGCGCCAGCGCATGGAGGTGCAGCGTCAGTTCGACGAGCGCCTGCAGGGCGACCTGCAGCGCGCCACCGAGGAGAACGCGCAGCTTCGCCGCAGCATCCTGGAGCTGAACACCCAGCTCGACGCGCTGCGCGGCGAACTCGCACGCCTGCGCGGCACCGACGAGCAGCTCACACGCGATGTGTCGGACCTGCAGCGCCGGCAGAAGGACGTGGCCGTGGCGGTCGAGGAGCGGCTGCGCCGCATCGAGCCCATCACGGTCAACGTCGATGGCCGCGAGTTCGTGGCCGACCCCAACGAGCAGCGCGAGTTCGAGGCGGCGCTGGCGGTGTTCCGCCGGTCCGACTTCGCGGCCTCGCAGAACGCTTTCACCGAGTTCCTGCGCCGCCATCCGCAGAGCGGCTACCGTCCCTCGGCCCTGTTCTGGCTGGGGAATGCGCAGTACGCCAATCGCGATTACCGCGGCGCGTTGGGCAGCTTCCGGACGCTGATCCAGACGGCGCCCGACCATTCGCGCGCGCCCGAGGCGGTGCTCTCCATCGCCAACTGCCAGATCGAGCTGAAGGAGAACGCCGCCGCGCGCCGCACGCTCGAGGACCTGGTCAAGGCCTATCCCCAATCCGAAGCGGCGCTGGCCGCGCGCGAGCGCCTCGCCCGCCTGCGCTGA